One segment of Neodiprion fabricii isolate iyNeoFabr1 chromosome 1, iyNeoFabr1.1, whole genome shotgun sequence DNA contains the following:
- the LOC124174382 gene encoding uncharacterized protein LOC124174382 isoform X2, with protein MIPWNFLLAMVSVFCLTPGQIEAQKSGWNLTPNTQYHIQTDEGPERYFRYQTLNGQYRKEKRLADGTVIGTEGWLDPLGYLRIKDYIADTEGYRILRSKMVYVGEERPIEEAVSISKKVPAQSGILAKPQRPVNPFRQPELKELPGNGIEANTVTPLGSTASAPVHPGVHYQLPISTPAPVAPPTLYSPYGERAPLQTLEDGYSQPNTNYLPAFTPYQQPYVNQYNRYNQNPYSGYNQAAPPPSAVFQPPLYGQRYPEVGQGFRAYDSTRNETLRRSEIVQASPPAEQRTQTSGGQFPEYDGTHTVKDGFQYYLKTHYHEEENRPSEDEKIGSFGYIDPFGIRRVVYYKADAEHGFIHKKNNRYVGFQATPYDPQLPSRT; from the exons GTTTCGGTGTTCTGCTTAACCCCGGGACAAATTGAGGCGCAGAAAAGTGGCTGGAACTTAACGCCGAACACGCAGTACCACATTCAGACCGACGAAGGCCCCGAGCGCTACTTCCGGTATCAGACTCTGAACGGGCAGTACCGGAAGGAAAAACGACTCGCGGATGGAACCGTGATCGGAACTGAGGGCTGGCTAGATCCGCTGGGGTATTTACGAATCAAGGATTACATCGCAGACACGGAAGGATACAGGATACTTcg ATCCAAAATGGTTTACGTCGGAGAAGAGAGACCAATCGAAGAGGCAGTATCAATATCGAAGAAGGTGCCGGCGCAGAGTGGAATTCTAGCCAAACCTCAGAGGCCAGTGAATCCGTTCAG GCAACCCGAGCTGAAGGAGTTGCCGGGCAACGGGATCGAGGCCAACACGGTGACGCCTCTCGGCTCGACGGCGTCGGCGCCCGTCCATCCGGGGGTGCATTACCAGCTGCCCATCTCGACGCCGGCGCCGGTCGCACCCCCGACGCTCTACTCGCCGTACGGGGAAAGGGCGCCTCTTCAAACGCTGGAGGACGGTTACTCGCAGCCGAACACGAACTACCTTCCAGCCTTCACCCCGTACCAACAGCCATACGTGAACCAGTACAACCGGTACAACCAGAACCCGTACAGTGGGTATAACCAGGCTGCGCCGCCCCCGTCGGCGGTTTTCCAGCCGCCCCTTTACGGCCAGAGATACCCGGAAGTAGGCCAGGGCTTTCGGGCTTACGATTCGACCCGGAACGAGACCCTGCGGAGGAGCGAAATCGTCCAGGCGAGTCCTCCGGCCGAACAGAGGACTCAAACTTCAGGCGGTCAGTTTCCGGAGTACGATGGAACGCACACCGTGAAAGACGGGTTCCAGTACTACCTGAAAACGCACTACCACGAGGAGGAGAACCGGCCGAGCGAAGATGAGAAGATCGGCTCCTTTGGGTACATCGATCCCTTCGGGATACGGAGGGTGGTTTACTACAAGGCGGACGCCGAGCACGGTTTCATTCACAAGAAGAACAACCGTTACGTCGGGTTTCAAGCGACTCCCTACGACCCCCAGCTGCCATCTAGAACATAG
- the LOC124174382 gene encoding uncharacterized protein LOC124174382 isoform X1 — MITPRIIVVALNFLTVSVFCLTPGQIEAQKSGWNLTPNTQYHIQTDEGPERYFRYQTLNGQYRKEKRLADGTVIGTEGWLDPLGYLRIKDYIADTEGYRILRSKMVYVGEERPIEEAVSISKKVPAQSGILAKPQRPVNPFRQPELKELPGNGIEANTVTPLGSTASAPVHPGVHYQLPISTPAPVAPPTLYSPYGERAPLQTLEDGYSQPNTNYLPAFTPYQQPYVNQYNRYNQNPYSGYNQAAPPPSAVFQPPLYGQRYPEVGQGFRAYDSTRNETLRRSEIVQASPPAEQRTQTSGGQFPEYDGTHTVKDGFQYYLKTHYHEEENRPSEDEKIGSFGYIDPFGIRRVVYYKADAEHGFIHKKNNRYVGFQATPYDPQLPSRT; from the exons GTTTCGGTGTTCTGCTTAACCCCGGGACAAATTGAGGCGCAGAAAAGTGGCTGGAACTTAACGCCGAACACGCAGTACCACATTCAGACCGACGAAGGCCCCGAGCGCTACTTCCGGTATCAGACTCTGAACGGGCAGTACCGGAAGGAAAAACGACTCGCGGATGGAACCGTGATCGGAACTGAGGGCTGGCTAGATCCGCTGGGGTATTTACGAATCAAGGATTACATCGCAGACACGGAAGGATACAGGATACTTcg ATCCAAAATGGTTTACGTCGGAGAAGAGAGACCAATCGAAGAGGCAGTATCAATATCGAAGAAGGTGCCGGCGCAGAGTGGAATTCTAGCCAAACCTCAGAGGCCAGTGAATCCGTTCAG GCAACCCGAGCTGAAGGAGTTGCCGGGCAACGGGATCGAGGCCAACACGGTGACGCCTCTCGGCTCGACGGCGTCGGCGCCCGTCCATCCGGGGGTGCATTACCAGCTGCCCATCTCGACGCCGGCGCCGGTCGCACCCCCGACGCTCTACTCGCCGTACGGGGAAAGGGCGCCTCTTCAAACGCTGGAGGACGGTTACTCGCAGCCGAACACGAACTACCTTCCAGCCTTCACCCCGTACCAACAGCCATACGTGAACCAGTACAACCGGTACAACCAGAACCCGTACAGTGGGTATAACCAGGCTGCGCCGCCCCCGTCGGCGGTTTTCCAGCCGCCCCTTTACGGCCAGAGATACCCGGAAGTAGGCCAGGGCTTTCGGGCTTACGATTCGACCCGGAACGAGACCCTGCGGAGGAGCGAAATCGTCCAGGCGAGTCCTCCGGCCGAACAGAGGACTCAAACTTCAGGCGGTCAGTTTCCGGAGTACGATGGAACGCACACCGTGAAAGACGGGTTCCAGTACTACCTGAAAACGCACTACCACGAGGAGGAGAACCGGCCGAGCGAAGATGAGAAGATCGGCTCCTTTGGGTACATCGATCCCTTCGGGATACGGAGGGTGGTTTACTACAAGGCGGACGCCGAGCACGGTTTCATTCACAAGAAGAACAACCGTTACGTCGGGTTTCAAGCGACTCCCTACGACCCCCAGCTGCCATCTAGAACATAG
- the LOC124174387 gene encoding endocuticle structural glycoprotein SgAbd-2-like: protein MKLLAMAMLLAVASARPQREAYPEDVRSREQPVDDRRITSTQIPILQWNKQQDVDGTYKTNYETGNNIIAEESGYIKTLQGSDGESFPSLVQEGQYSYQAPDGTVINTRYIANENGFQVFGDHLPTPPPVSEEIQKGLDLIYEGIRLQEEEAKREAASKPAQQALAQSGDRRDEKDRIYQRQ from the exons ATGAAGCTTTTG GCTATGGCAATGTTATTGGCCGTCGCGTCGGCGAGACCGCAGCGTGAGGCTTATCCCGAGGACGTTCGAAGCAGGGAACAGCCCGTCGACGATAGGCGAATCACCTCGACCCAGATCCCCATCCTCCAGTGGAACAAGCAACAGGACGTCGACGGCACCTACAAGACCAa CTACGAAACTGGAAACAATATCATCGCCGAGGAAAGTGGATACATCAAGACGCTCCAAGGAAGCGACGGCGAGTCCTTTCCATCTCTGGTCCAGGAAGGTCAGTACTCGTACCAAGCTCCCGACGGTACCGTGATCAACACTCGTTACATCGCGAATGAGAATGGATTCCAAGTCTTCGGAGATCACCTCCCCACCCCGCCCCCGGTAAGCGAGGAGATCCAGAAGGGTCTGGACCTCATCTACGAAGGAATCCGTCTGCAAGAG GAGGAAGCCAAGCGTGAAGCCGCTTCAAAGCCGGCACAACAGGCGCTGGCTCAATCCGGTGACAGAAGAGACGAGAAAGACAGGATCTACCAACGGCAGTAA